TCGACATCACCGGCGCAATAGCCCTCGCCGAGGCGCACGTCGAGCTGCGCCACCGCCACCGGGTTGCTCAGGCGCGACCGCACGTCTTCCAGCGCGCCGAGCCCTTCGACATTGGACATGGCCACCATGGTCTCCATGGCCGCCTGGGCCACGCTCCGACCGGGATAGCGCGCCATTACCTGCTCCAGCGCGGGCATGCCGCTCTCGCCCTGCTTCATCGCGGCGTCGATCTGGTAAAGCGGCTCAAAGTTCGCTTCGCGGGCCTCTTCGAGAAGCTCGTGGCGCTCTTTTACAATTCCAGGGCTTTGTGTCCAGGCGCCCACATGTTGAATGCGTACTTTTTCGTAGGCCTCGTACGCGGCCTCGTAGCGGCGAAAGGCGCTGAACTCCAGCTCCGCGACTTCCAATTGAAGCACCCCCGCGCGATCCGCGTCGCGCTCCGACGCCAACGCCTCATTCAACACCGCCATCGCTCCCGTCGCGTTGTCGGCGGCAACGAGGCCCCGCGCTTCAGCCACCGTCGGGTCCATGGGGACCTGCATCGCAACCTCGCCCGTCGGCGCTTCCACATGACGCCCCTGGGTCAGAATGAATACACAGGAAACGAGAATCGCGGCGGACAGTCCGAGAAGATAGCGCCTCCACCCCGAGAACCACGGTGTGGCGGGCGAACGGCGCAGTTCTTCCCGAATCGCGGGAAGAAGATCGCCCTGGAAGATGGCGGGTTCGGCTGGCATCGCACCCACAAGCGCCCGCAACGAGGCCAGCTCCGCGCGACAAGAAGCACACGCCGCCAGATGGCTCTGGAGCGTATCGTTATCGGTAGCCTCCAGCGTCTCATAGAGCGACGCGGCAATGAGCCCTTCCATTTCCTCGCAATTCGTCATGCACTAAAACTCCTGTCAGGACGCTTCGTAAAGGTCCCTCAATTCATTCTGCAACTTCTTGAGGGCGCGGAAGAGGTGAACCTTCACGCTGCCCACGGTACATTCCATGCTCTCGGCAATCTCGGACAACTGCATCCCCTGATAGTGGCGCAGCAGGAAGACCTCCCGCTGCGAACGCGACAGGACCGGCAGCGCCCGCTGGATCCGCGCCTCGATCTCCCGCGCATGAACGTCGGCCTCGGTCCGGGGCGTGGCCGGCTCCACCGCAGCCCCCTCGCTGGTGGGCACAAAAGCCTCCTCCAGCGACTGCTCGGGGTAGCGCTTCTTCCGGCGGAGATGGTCGATGCCATGGTTCGTCGTCATCCGCAGGATCCACGGCAGAAAGCCGCCCGTGGGTTTCCAGGTGTCAATTTTCCGATAGACCTTGATGAAGACTTCCTGGCTCACGTCCAGGGCATCCTCCCGATTGCCCACGACGCGATACGCCACGGCGTAGACGCGCCCCTGGTATCGGGACACGATCTCGTCAAACGCCGAATCATCCCCCGACTGGAGCGCCAGAGCCAACGCCTTATCATCTAAGGACTTCAATCCATTCCTTCCACGTGAAATTCACTTGATTAACGCCGGATCGCGAAGAAAGGTTAACACGGGGCGACCGTAGCCGATTGACCGGAAATGTCGCAAATGGAACCGGCCGCAAACCTTACTCGGGGCGGCTCCGAAGTGGGGAAATCCGGGGTGACGGGACTCGGACATCGGAAGGAATCCTGGGTCTTCAAAAGATGATCGCCCACAGGTTTGGAGCGGATGTAAAGCACGGAGATCCCGCACCCCACGTCTCCATGGTACGCGATGGGGCACGGGGTGATTGTCGGGAATACCAGCCCGCCAGGGTTCAACAGACCCCAGGGTCGAGCCGGGCGCAGGCACATCGCTCTACTCGGGCTTTTTCCCCATTGGCATCATGCCGTGGTCCGGCTTGGGACCCCGCTTCTCCAGATCCTCCACGATCTTCTTGTACTTCTCCTGCTGCTCGGGATTCAGAATCGCCATCGTATCGTCCACGGCCTTCTGGTGGCGGGCGCGCCGCTCGGCATACACCGCCTCGCGTT
This window of the Candidatus Hydrogenedentota bacterium genome carries:
- a CDS encoding sigma-70 family RNA polymerase sigma factor; this encodes MKSLDDKALALALQSGDDSAFDEIVSRYQGRVYAVAYRVVGNREDALDVSQEVFIKVYRKIDTWKPTGGFLPWILRMTTNHGIDHLRRKKRYPEQSLEEAFVPTSEGAAVEPATPRTEADVHAREIEARIQRALPVLSRSQREVFLLRHYQGMQLSEIAESMECTVGSVKVHLFRALKKLQNELRDLYEAS